In Tripterygium wilfordii isolate XIE 37 chromosome 23, ASM1340144v1, whole genome shotgun sequence, one genomic interval encodes:
- the LOC119992439 gene encoding uncharacterized membrane protein At4g09580-like, which translates to MAAPRSLIGDQLGRLEAMKDEENAAEDDSPTAKRLKSERFPLTRWELVVFVCVFLVFSAGLLCVYFTMPAAEFGKVKLPRSISDLRMLKDHLAAYAKDYPAQFILGYCSTYIFMQTFMIPGTIFMSLLAGALFGVVRGLVLVVLNATAGASSCFFLSKLIGRPLVCRLWPEKLRFFQAEIGKRREKLLNYMLFLRITPSLPNLFINLASPIVDIPFHIFFLATLLGIIPASYITVRAGLALGDLKSVKDLYDFKTLSVLFLIGSVIMVPTLLKRKRIYE; encoded by the exons ATGGCGGCGCCGAGGAGCCTGATCGGCGACCAGTTGGGCAGGCTGGAGGCAATGAAGGACGAGGAGAATGCCGCGGAGGACGATTCCCCCACCGCCAAGCGCCTCAAATCTGAGCGGTTCCCTCTCACGCGATGGGAACTCGTCGTGTTTGTTTGTGTCTTTCTTGTCTTCTCGGCGGGGCTCCTCTGCGTCTATTTCACAATGCCCGCTGCTGAGTTCGGCAAGGTCAAGCTGCCGCGCAGTATTTCTGATCTCCGTATGCTAAA GGACCATCTGGCAGCATATGCAAAGGATTATCCAGCGCAATTCATTTTGGGTTACTGCTCAACTTATATATTCATGCAGACATTTATGATTCCTGGAACAATTTTCATGTCACTGCTTGCTGGAGCACTTTTTGGCGTTGTTCGAGGCCTTGTCCTAGTTGTCTTAAATGCAACAGCAGGAGCATCATCCTGCTTTTTTCTTTCTAAGTTGATTGGCAGACCATTAGTTTGTAGGTTATGGCCTGAAAAGTTGAGATTTTTTCAGGCGGAG ATAGGGAAGCGTCGGGAAAAGCTGCTGAATTACATGCTTTTTCTGAGGATAACTCCATCGTTGCCAAACCTTTTCATTAATTTGGCATCTCCCATTGTTGACATACCATTCCACATTTTCTTTCTGGCAACTTTGCTTGGTATTATTCCAGCTTCCTATATCACTGTCAGA GCTGGCCTGGCTCTTGGTGATCTCAAGTCAGTCAAGGATCTGTATGATTTTAAGACTTTATCCGTGCTTTTCCTTATCGGATCAGTCATTATGGTTCCTACCCTTCTTAAGAGGAAGAGAATATATGAATGA
- the LOC119992935 gene encoding 50S ribosomal protein L21, chloroplastic, translating into MASSATSTATLALCSSFQTHCNISHHRNQPQCISLSNTQSSFLSKTHHLLSTRSALPLIPKFSSSDAPVLEAEAKAEVGAEPEPTQIVETAEEKPKREEIFAVVMIGGRQYIVFPGRFLYVQRLKGANVNDKITLNRVLLVGKKDITYIGKPVVTNAVVEAVVEEQGLDPKVIVFKYKKKKNYRRNIGHRQPNSRIRITAITGYQDYPATTLDDEP; encoded by the exons ATGGCCTCCTCTGCAACTTCAACTGCGACGCTCGCTCTCTGTTCTTCGTTTCAAACTCATTGCAACATCTCCCATCATCGTAACCAACCACAATGCATCTCTCTCAGCAATACCCAATCCAGTTTTCTTTCCAAAACCCATCATCTTCTGTCCACAAGATCTGCACTCCCGCTCATTCCCAAATTCTCCTCATCCGACGCGCCAGTTTTGGAAGCCGAAGCGAAAGCGGAAGTCGGAGCCGAGCCGGAACCTACTCAGATTGTTGAAACTGCCGAGGAAAAGCCCAAAAGAGAGGAGATTTTTGCCGTGGTCATG ATTGGGGGTCGCCAGTATATTGTTTTCCCAGGAAGATTTCTCTATGTTCAGAGGCTAAAAGGTGCAAATGTCAATGATAAG ATTACTCTCAACAGGGTGTTACTGGTGGGGAAAAAAGATATTACCTACATTGGGAAACCAGTGGTGACTAATGCCGTCGTGGAAGCTGTTGTTGAAGAGCAG GGATTGGATCCTAAAGTAATTGTTTTCAagtataagaagaagaaaaactatCGGAGAAATATTGGCCATCGACAG CCAAACTCGCGGATTAGGATAACAGCCATCACAGGCTATCAAGACTATCCGGCAACTACGCTTGACGATGAACCCTAG
- the LOC119993316 gene encoding calcium-dependent protein kinase 11 isoform X2: MSEKQRNPRPTKPTSSVLPYQTPRLRDHYLLGKKLGQGQFGTTYLCTHKTTNAQFACKSIPKRKLLCKEDYEDVWREIQIMHHLSEHPNVVRIEGTFEDSVFVHLVMELCAGGELFDRIVAKGHYSEREATKLIKTIVGVVEACHSLGVMHRDLKPENFLFDTPDDDAKLKATDFGLSVFYKPETEAGIFKQILRSKLDFESEPWPSISDSAKDLITKMLERDPRRRISAHEVLCHPWIVDDRVAPDKPLDSAVLSRMKQFSAMNKLKKMALRVIAERLSEEEIGGLKELFKMIDTDNSGTINFEELKEGLRKVGSELMEPEIKALMDAADIDNSGTIDYGEFLAATMHLNKMEREENLVAAFSYFDKDSSGYITIDELQQACREFGLGDGHLDDMIKEIDQDNDGRIDYAEFTAMMRKVDGGVGRSRTMRNNFNLADAFGIRDSS, from the exons ATGAGCGAGAAGCAGAGAAATCCGAGACCCACAAAACCAACAAGCTCAGTTCTTCCTTACCAAACGCCAAGACTCAGAGACCACTATTTGCTGGGTAAGAAGCTAGGCCAAGGTCAGTTTGGGACGACATATCTTTGTACCCACAAGACGACCAATGCCCAATTCGCCTGCAAATCGATTCCAAAGCGGAAGCTTCTCTGCAAGGAGGACTATGAGGACGTTTGGAGAGAGATCCAGATCATGCACCATCTCTCTGAGCACCCTAACGTGGTGCGGATCGAGGGAACATTTGAGGATTCTGTGTTTGTGCACTTGGTAATGGAGTTGTGCGCGGGGGGAGAGTTGTTTGATAGGATTGTGGCGAAGGGACATTATAGTGAGAGAGAGGCTACTAAGTTGATCAAGACAATTGTTGGGGTAGTGGAGGCTTGTCACTCTCTTGGGGTTATGCATAGAGATCTCAAGCCTGAGAATTTCTTGTTTGATACGCCGGACGACGATGCCAAGCTTAAGGCCACGGATTTTGGGCTCTCTGTCTTTTACAAGCCAG AAACTGAAGCTGGAATTTTCAAGCAGATTTTACGAAGCAAACTAGATTTTGAATCTGAACCATGGCCTAGTATTTCAGATAGTGCAAAGGATTTGATTACAAAGATGCTTGAGAGGGACCCAAGGAGAAGAATTTCTGCTCATGAAGTCTTAT GTCACCCATGGATTGTGGATGATAGAGTTGCTCCAGACAAACCTCTGGATTCTGCAGTATTGTCACGCATGAAACAGTTCTCGGCGATGAATAAACTCAAAAAGATGGCTTTACGC gtCATAGCGGAAAGACTCTCCGAAGAAGAAATTGGTGGTTTGAAAGAGTTATTTAAAATGATTGACACAGACAATAGTGGGACGATAAATTTTGAGGAACTCAAAGAAGGCCTGAGAAAAGTGGGTTCTGAACTTATGGAACCTGAAATCAAGGCTCTAATGGATGCT GCGGATATAGACAACAGTGGAACAATAGACTatggtgaatttcttgctgctaCTATGCATTTGAATAAgatggagagagaggaaaatTTAGTTGCAGCCTTCTCTTATTTTGACAAAGACAGTAGTGGCTATATCACCATCGATGAACTTCAGCAGGCTTGCAGAGAGTTTGGTCTGGGTGATGGCCATTTGGATGATATGATTAAAGAAATTGATCAAGACAAT GATGGGCGAATTGATTACGCGGAGTTCACTGCAATGATGAGGAAGGTTGATGGAGGAGTTGGGAGAAGCAGAACCATGCGAAACAACTTTAATCTCGCAGATGCCTTTGGCATCAGAGATTCATCGTGA
- the LOC119993316 gene encoding calcium-dependent protein kinase 11 isoform X1: MSEKQRNPRPTKPTSSVLPYQTPRLRDHYLLGKKLGQGQFGTTYLCTHKTTNAQFACKSIPKRKLLCKEDYEDVWREIQIMHHLSEHPNVVRIEGTFEDSVFVHLVMELCAGGELFDRIVAKGHYSEREATKLIKTIVGVVEACHSLGVMHRDLKPENFLFDTPDDDAKLKATDFGLSVFYKPGQHFSDVVGSPYYVAPEVLCKHYGPEVDVWSAGVILYILLSGVPPFWAETEAGIFKQILRSKLDFESEPWPSISDSAKDLITKMLERDPRRRISAHEVLCHPWIVDDRVAPDKPLDSAVLSRMKQFSAMNKLKKMALRVIAERLSEEEIGGLKELFKMIDTDNSGTINFEELKEGLRKVGSELMEPEIKALMDAADIDNSGTIDYGEFLAATMHLNKMEREENLVAAFSYFDKDSSGYITIDELQQACREFGLGDGHLDDMIKEIDQDNDGRIDYAEFTAMMRKVDGGVGRSRTMRNNFNLADAFGIRDSS; encoded by the exons ATGAGCGAGAAGCAGAGAAATCCGAGACCCACAAAACCAACAAGCTCAGTTCTTCCTTACCAAACGCCAAGACTCAGAGACCACTATTTGCTGGGTAAGAAGCTAGGCCAAGGTCAGTTTGGGACGACATATCTTTGTACCCACAAGACGACCAATGCCCAATTCGCCTGCAAATCGATTCCAAAGCGGAAGCTTCTCTGCAAGGAGGACTATGAGGACGTTTGGAGAGAGATCCAGATCATGCACCATCTCTCTGAGCACCCTAACGTGGTGCGGATCGAGGGAACATTTGAGGATTCTGTGTTTGTGCACTTGGTAATGGAGTTGTGCGCGGGGGGAGAGTTGTTTGATAGGATTGTGGCGAAGGGACATTATAGTGAGAGAGAGGCTACTAAGTTGATCAAGACAATTGTTGGGGTAGTGGAGGCTTGTCACTCTCTTGGGGTTATGCATAGAGATCTCAAGCCTGAGAATTTCTTGTTTGATACGCCGGACGACGATGCCAAGCTTAAGGCCACGGATTTTGGGCTCTCTGTCTTTTACAAGCCAG GACAACATTTTTCTGATGTTGTTGGAAGCCCGTATTATGTTGCACCTGAAGTGTTGTGCAAGCATTATGGACCTGAAGTAGATGTATGGAGTGCTGGTGTTATCCTATACATCTTGCTAAGTGGGGTTCCCCCTTTTTGGGCAG AAACTGAAGCTGGAATTTTCAAGCAGATTTTACGAAGCAAACTAGATTTTGAATCTGAACCATGGCCTAGTATTTCAGATAGTGCAAAGGATTTGATTACAAAGATGCTTGAGAGGGACCCAAGGAGAAGAATTTCTGCTCATGAAGTCTTAT GTCACCCATGGATTGTGGATGATAGAGTTGCTCCAGACAAACCTCTGGATTCTGCAGTATTGTCACGCATGAAACAGTTCTCGGCGATGAATAAACTCAAAAAGATGGCTTTACGC gtCATAGCGGAAAGACTCTCCGAAGAAGAAATTGGTGGTTTGAAAGAGTTATTTAAAATGATTGACACAGACAATAGTGGGACGATAAATTTTGAGGAACTCAAAGAAGGCCTGAGAAAAGTGGGTTCTGAACTTATGGAACCTGAAATCAAGGCTCTAATGGATGCT GCGGATATAGACAACAGTGGAACAATAGACTatggtgaatttcttgctgctaCTATGCATTTGAATAAgatggagagagaggaaaatTTAGTTGCAGCCTTCTCTTATTTTGACAAAGACAGTAGTGGCTATATCACCATCGATGAACTTCAGCAGGCTTGCAGAGAGTTTGGTCTGGGTGATGGCCATTTGGATGATATGATTAAAGAAATTGATCAAGACAAT GATGGGCGAATTGATTACGCGGAGTTCACTGCAATGATGAGGAAGGTTGATGGAGGAGTTGGGAGAAGCAGAACCATGCGAAACAACTTTAATCTCGCAGATGCCTTTGGCATCAGAGATTCATCGTGA